In the genome of Hevea brasiliensis isolate MT/VB/25A 57/8 chromosome 14, ASM3005281v1, whole genome shotgun sequence, the window TCTCTACTGTGAAGAAGAGAGatgggaagaggaagaagaagcagaAGAGGTCTGTCAAAATGAGAGTTTACATGTAATCTGTGGCCAGAATGGAACAAGAAAGAGTCCTTTCCTATTTTCATCATTGCTTGAACAAGATTTGTTCTGGGAAGAGGGGGAACTTCTCGCACTCTTctccaaagaagaagaagaacaatcCCAATTCAATGTCTACAATGTGGAAACAGATTATGGTCTCTCTATTGCTCGTCAAGAGGCTGTGGAGTGGATGCTTAAGGTCAATGCCCATTATGGGTTTTCGGCTCTTACTGCAATCTTGGCTGTCAACTATCTTGACAGATTCATCTCCAGCTCTTATTATCAAAGAGACAAGCCATGGATGATCCAACTTGTGGCTGTGACTTGTCTTTCTCTCGCTGCAAAAGTAGAAGAGACCCAAGTGCCTCTGCTCTTAGGCCTCCAAGTATGTTCGTTAAAAACCTTACATATTAATTGTCACTTTACTGTTCCCATTTGCTCATTCCATATGGGTTTTTTCTTTTTACTGGTTGTGTATCAGGTGGAAGACACAAAGTATGTGTTTGAGGCCAAAACCATTCAAAGAATGGAGCTTTTAGTGCTTTCTACGCTTAAATGGAAGATGCACCCAGTGACTCCACTCTCATTTCTTGATCACATTATTAGGAGGCTTGGATTAAAGACCCATCTTCATTGGGAGTTTCTAAGGAGATGTGAACGTCTTCTACTTGCTGTACTCTCAGGTAAAAATATAATCCATAACGTCTCTGTAAATCaaacaattttaaccataatttatAATCTTGCCTTTAAAGTTCCTGACCATTCAGTTTACGTTTTATCTGATGGATTTTGTAGATTCAAGATCCATCAGCTATCTTCCTTCTGCATTGGCTACTGCTACAATGATGCACATTATAGACCAAGTCGAACCCTTAAATCCGATGGTCTATCAGAATCAGCTTCTGGGTGTTCTTAAAATCTGCAAGGTTCTTTCATCATTCTTGAATCTCGATTGTTTATTTATATATAACATTTGAACACGGCCACCAAGAATCTGACATGACACACTCATTATTACATGACTTTTAATAAGAGCTCATCAACAACTGCATTAATTTGTAACAGGAAAATGTGATCGATTGTTATGAACTCATTCTTAAGCTATCAAAGACCAAAACCATTGCTTCTGTTGTCTACAACAAGTCTCACAAACGAAAGTATGAACCAATCCCCAGCAGTCCAAGTGGTGTGATTGATGCTACTGTTTTTAGCTGTGACAGCTCAAACGATTCCTGGGCTCTGGGGTCTTCAGTCTCTTCATCGCCAGAACTACTTTTTAAGAAGAGCAGAGTCCAAGACCAATGGGTTTTTGTGGACATCGTTGGCAGCCCTCGTTAAtctgaaaaaaaaaggaagaaaatctaTATTTTATTATGTTTATTCATGTCTTTCTCCCTTTTCCACTCTGCAATTCCAAGATTGTCCACTATAGAATCCTGCCATGGAGATGGGTGTCATTTTCTAGAGAAGAGGAAGGATGAGATGAGAGGGTAGTGTTTCAATCTCCCTCTTATTTTATGTCTTTGGCACTGTACGTGTTAGTCTTTTTTAAGAGAATACTTTTCATATGGACATATTAATATCatattcataaaataaataattcaaatcaTTTTTGTTCATTTGTTAATATTATTGTTCGTTCTCTTTACTTTTGACATTTCTATTTTTAATGATATGTTTGGTTCATAATTGTGATTAACTGAGAACTAGTGATTAGTGCTTAACTTTTGATGAATTATAAAATAGGGAAGATTAAACAAATGGGGTTTGTTTGCATGTGAAGAGAGAAACAGGTTGTCTTGTCGGCCAGTGGGGTTTGGTTGGAGAGAGAGTTATGGATTGGCCAACCTTCCCTTTGCAGCTGAAAGTGACCGTAATATCTTCTctccctttttcttttttctttgtcTTAGCAAACCTAATCCCAACCTAAAACTCACCACCTCATCCATTGCTCTTAAGATTTTCTCCACCTTTTGGCTCCAACTGTTGCCTGTTGGCATACAGGCTATGGACATAGACTCGTCTTTCTTCACTTTAGGAGCGCGAAGGACTGAACATCTAGTACGGATTCTGTAGAGGCTGCGACCACTCCACTACTACAAATGTTATAACTACTTAATTTTACCGCTGTAAGTTAAtaacaatataaataattattactaataatatataaaaatatagaatagcaattattattatcattaataatttttaattttattataaaatatttattatcgtaattttataataataaataatttatatattgttATCATaatcttatgtattatattttataatagtaACATTATATTTGTTAgtgtttattaaatatatttaattattattaattttacattaaaaattattaatattatatagaattatttaataatatagagAAGAAAAGTGGGGCTGGGGAGAAGTGTTGATTGTACTCGTAAGCATATTAGGGAAATGATTTTGCTTTGACCAATGGTAAATGAGGAATCTTTAGAATAATGTAGTTTACTTTCAACTAATTTGTCTGTTCAAGTACAAGTTTAGCAATGCTAAGCTCTAATACAtcttcctatatatatatatatatatatatatatatatatatatatatatatatatatatatatatatatatatatatatatatttggggcTATGGGTATTTATTTCTGACACTTCTTTTAGATGAGATGTGCGGGATGGTGGGGGTGCCAACCAATCGAAACCAGTCGAAGTTTGAAGAGTAGTTGCTAAAAATTTTTTGATTTAGAGACGAAGCCGAGTTTGACATGCTTTTTAAAcaacataaatattaattaactCAAATCTTACTTATTTAGAAATATATCGAGTTTTGAGTGACTTGTGAAAAGCTCAACTCATTTACGAGaataatgaatttaaaatttagggttataaaatttaaatttacgtGACTTTCTCTaagataataaatttaaaattaaacatttttaataaaatgaattaaCTTGTAAGCTTATTTATAAATTGActcataaatttattaaataagttaattaacGATTCTTAACATGTTGTATATCAATAAATTTGAGTTTGAGTCGCATATTAAAcgtgtttaaaaattaaattcaagctCGACTCATTTAGGAAACAAATTAAGCTAAATCTGGTTTATTTACAACTCTAAGGAATACcaaaaaatggaaaagaaaaacaTCAAGGGATAAAAAGTTATCCCTCATTTAGAAGCTTAATAagattgaaaaaaatttatatgatttaatttaattgaatttaatttaattttacattCCATTTGAAATTGGTGTAatacaaattatttttctttaaatattaagaatgttttaaaaaaatttatgtaaCTGATAAAGTAAATTCTACTTTATCAATAACAGTGATGGAGTGaatcaataataattataataattcatatgataaaatataaatacgaaaataaaataacaaatacaaaaaataaaataataatggaAGATGCATATCCCCAAAATCTGTCTAATAAAGTTATTTAATATCATTTGAAAAGACTGATATTtaacaaagaaataaaataaaaataaataaaagtgaacCTAATAATCAACATCTAATTGTTGGATGTAATTTGAGCAATCTATCTAATCATATTCTCCTAATAATGACTTCAATTTGGGTATATGCATGGATATTGTCTAATTATGTTTTAAGGAGAAATTATTGGCCTAATTTGCTTAGATAATCATAATTAAAACAAGTAATGTAGGGTTCCCATATGGTAGCCTAAAGACAAAAGAATGATTAATTATTACGTTGCTAagatgtataaaaaccaaagcaaaAAGCAGAATGTCAAAAGCAGTACTCATACgtatataattgttttgtttacTTTTTAGAGATAAAATTGAAGCTATCCCATTCTCATAATCAAGGCACATGCAAGGGTATGACTTTGGAGATTTTGtacataaaatttgagaaaaaaaaaaaaaagaaatgggcAATATTCTACCACCCATCActtgtaataattttttaattagttttacttGAATAAGTTCAATGAGATGTGGGCAAGGGCAACTCAACCTCCATTCCCAATGAAGAATGCTAACTTTTATCAAGCCATTGAAGCAAAATTATAGAAATCTTTCCAAAATCATTGAAGTACCAATGTTTTTTACATCATAAGGATATGAAAATTAATAGCATTTGTTTGTTGCTGTTCAATTATAGGTAAGCTTTTGTGTCTAATGCTTCCAAGCCTCAGGGCTATGGCATTTCCCAGCACCAATAAAGCTGTCATGCACCTTATGGGCATATTTTTCCCATGATATGTGCCCCAGGCCCTATATTTTTGGGTGTATGTTCGGTGTGCAGCCATCTATGTCTGTCTATTGCTAGATGTTGTGCTTCTAGGGAATTATTGTGCATATTACATAAACTATTATGATAAAAGCTGATTTGAGATGAGCAGTGAAATTGGAATTGATTTCACTCAAGGTAAATTACACATTTGGACATGGTATTTTTATAATGCTTTGCATCTCTTTGTGAGTTGTAGCGTCCTTTTGCTGCATTTAGGTGTTGCGAGGTTATCCTTTTCCTAATCCGTCATGGCCCATCAAAACGACGATGTTTCTCAATATTTTATCATTGTTAGTTAATTCATTTGATGTAATATCTACCTTATAATATAACTTATTATAATCACTGTTTTTTAGGTGCATTGATTAGGTTATTATTCTGTCTCTATTTTATGGTTGACGGAAGATTAACCCTTTCTAGTATTTGCATAAAAAGTGAAGTTCTTCTAAGGTTGTCGATTTTACGAATCAAACACTTAACCAATTCATAGGATGCAGTGTATGTTGATCACTATATTAGACTTGCTTAGTTTATATATTAGACTTACTTAGTTTATATAGCCACTTTTTGATGCGATGAcaatttaaattcttaatatTATGAGATTATGAATTCAAAACATGAACTTGGATGGAGGCTAAAGCCAATAATTTGCATATTTgtcatataaaaatatttaattcttcAATTCAATTGTGTGTAGATATTTGTTATAATTAATTCACATATCAAGAAACATATAAGTTAATTTTTACAAATCATactaaatttatttctttttaaatataattaaaatagctAAAGTTAAATTATTCATACTAAGATTATAAAATtgaagaaaggaaaaatattttctttatacTTTAGTCTAGAATTCGAGGCTCAGTTAAAAAAGAATGTCACAAATAACTTTAAAATCGACATTGGAGACATTGTAATTAAAGTTCTAAAATTACAAAAGCTATTCTCGAAGCTTTCTCActttaaaactttaaaatttaaagtttgaaggcATTGGAGAATAAACTCAACTTTTTTTTGGGTTAATTTCTTaaacaataatttaaattgaatgaatTGCGCTAACAAAAAGTGAAATTTCTCATTGAAAGCCAACATCATGTTATCTTGATTTGATTGGAGagttataaaaaaagaaaaacagcTACTCATTATGTAATTCACTCAGCAGACCCATAAAAATATACCAATCTGGTATGGTGGCCACAGCCTTATTAATCCATGCCAAGCTAGGTAAACTCTAGATTTCAAATTCAGGATGATTGGTTTTGCCTGCAATATTAATTCTGTGAGTTGATGTGTGCTGTTTTGGATAATTGCACAGCAATAATTTATGTGCTTTTAATGCACAATTCCATCAAATTATTGATTATTGAAAAAGTAGGAATATGGCCTAGCTAAGCACAGTCCCATGGAAGAAGTTTCCAGGAAACAGCTAAGGCTTCCTTCACTTCAATATTGCTTCTGTGTGTCAAAGTTTAATTGGCCTAATTTGCAAACCTTAAATAGCATAACAGCTTTGCTTCTTGGCTATCAAAATAATTTGGCAACTTTCTTATTAGTGGTTGCATGCTAAAAACCAGACCATTTTAAGAAGTCACAGTAAAAAGGGTTACCATTGCCAATCTGTGATATGAccttgatttttatttttctttctccttTTTGCCCATGATATGACTTTGATTAATTCAATCTTTTGTGGGCTTTTCAGCTCATATGATCACTACTTACCACTCATGATAAGGAAATGCAAAGTTCTTCCTGTTATGATATATGGGTCCCTGTGAATCCACAATGATCTAAAATGTCATTCCAATATTCGTCCAGGAGCCCCATTAGCTGTTCAATTGCAAAAGTAACAAGTTTCTATTGACAAAATCATTCTCAGCCAGACTCAACAAGGTTTAAGACTAGATATTTATGGTCCAGTGAAGTTAGAATCATCCACAGGTACAGTAttcaatattcaaaatctcaaaatCAATATGAAAAGAAAATCCCATGACCCAAAAATAGGTGCAGCTTTTATATTTCTTTATGGGGTGGTGTTAGAAATAATTGAAGCTGCAACTGCTACACCATCAAAGGCACATGCCAAGACTCAGAACCTCTATACAGTCACAAGAAGAGTATTTAGTTTGAAACATTAGCATTCTGACAGTGGAAACTGAAAGACAATAAACAATGGGTGAAAAGGAAAGACAGCTAGAAAATAATCAGAAATGAGAGTAGAATATAATGGAGAATGGACAAAACccattttcaatatttattttattgtcAACAAATTCAACCTTTCCTTTCCTGTTGAAGTGACACTTAAAGGCTCTTGACTTTGGATTGAATTTTGCTTTCTAATTTTGTTTCTTTTTCTTGTATATGATCATTGGAGCCAGCAGATATCCAGATAAAAAGGAGAGcttgaaaattttatgatcaCTGCTGATTCCTTGACATATTTCTGATGATCAAGAAAATTCTTGAAGTAAATAAACCATTAAAGGCAAGACAAATATGAATTAGTTATTGGGCTAATGACTTAGTATTTGAGTGATTATTTCATAGTATATGAGGTcagaaatttaaataataatttcattCTCTTATAAGAATTTCTTATTAATGTACCAGAAAAGTAGATATTAGCTAATAAAAATTTACTATTAGAAAATTTTAGATTATAACTATTGCATAgataatgatttaattttaacATAACAGTTAAaagttttgtgtgtgtgtgtgtgtgtctatatatatatatatataggggagagcagttttcggttttaaccgaaaaatcgaatcgaaccgagtcaattcgattcaatcggtttggttttaaaactcaatcggttcagttcggtttataattttgataaatttattttaatcgtTTTTTTTAttttcggttcagttcggtttataattttgataatttcggttaatcggttcggttcggttatttttcataaaaaaataaaaaaaaatcaaaccgaaccgaaattattaatatatatatatatcaaggaaatcaaagaaaaccgaaccgaaccataaGATTTAGGTTTG includes:
- the LOC110647660 gene encoding cyclin-D3-1, encoding MAIQQHDEQQSSSFLLDSTLYCEEERWEEEEEAEEVCQNESLHVICGQNGTRKSPFLFSSLLEQDLFWEEGELLALFSKEEEEQSQFNVYNVETDYGLSIARQEAVEWMLKVNAHYGFSALTAILAVNYLDRFISSSYYQRDKPWMIQLVAVTCLSLAAKVEETQVPLLLGLQVEDTKYVFEAKTIQRMELLVLSTLKWKMHPVTPLSFLDHIIRRLGLKTHLHWEFLRRCERLLLAVLSDSRSISYLPSALATATMMHIIDQVEPLNPMVYQNQLLGVLKICKENVIDCYELILKLSKTKTIASVVYNKSHKRKYEPIPSSPSGVIDATVFSCDSSNDSWALGSSVSSSPELLFKKSRVQDQWVFVDIVGSPR